The Candidatus Bipolaricaulota bacterium genome includes a window with the following:
- a CDS encoding LL-diaminopimelate aminotransferase, whose product MKTKSDRIANMPDYPFARWGEKVRAARATGIDVIRLDIGNPDLPPPDAVIETLCSSARDPSSHGYPGYRGLPALREGIAAYYERRFGVELDPTTEVVPLLGSKEGIVHLALALLDPGDLVLVPDPGYPSYTMGAVIAGARVHKFPLLPDRGFLPDLDAIPADIAHEATMIWLNYPNNPTAGTADLEFFTAAVEFARENDLLLCHDVPYCEVTYDGYTPPSVLQVPGAKEVAVEFNSLSKTYNMAGWRVGMAVGNRDVLKSLFGVESNVVSGIFLPVQEAAIRALSVPHDWIEARNRIYQERRKIALDGLAALGWDVPASRATLYLWARIPEGYDSEGFATKLLNEAGVSVAPGSFFGEGGEGYVRISLTAPDARIAEAMDRLGGLFKQG is encoded by the coding sequence ATGAAGACTAAGTCCGATCGCATCGCGAACATGCCGGACTATCCGTTCGCCCGCTGGGGGGAGAAGGTGCGCGCGGCCCGCGCCACCGGGATCGACGTGATCCGGCTCGACATCGGCAACCCCGACCTCCCTCCTCCGGATGCGGTGATCGAAACGCTCTGCTCGTCCGCCCGCGATCCAAGCTCGCATGGCTATCCCGGCTACCGCGGTCTCCCCGCGCTGCGGGAGGGGATCGCCGCCTACTACGAGCGCCGGTTCGGGGTGGAGCTCGACCCGACGACCGAGGTCGTCCCTCTGCTCGGATCCAAGGAGGGGATCGTGCATCTCGCTCTCGCGCTCCTCGACCCCGGTGATCTCGTCCTCGTGCCCGATCCGGGCTATCCATCGTACACGATGGGCGCGGTCATCGCCGGGGCGCGCGTCCACAAGTTCCCGCTCCTCCCGGACCGCGGCTTCCTGCCTGACCTCGATGCGATCCCGGCCGATATTGCGCACGAGGCGACGATGATCTGGCTCAACTACCCGAACAACCCGACTGCCGGCACCGCCGACCTCGAGTTCTTCACCGCTGCGGTCGAGTTCGCCCGGGAGAACGATCTCCTCCTCTGCCATGACGTCCCGTACTGTGAGGTGACCTACGACGGTTACACCCCGCCGAGCGTGTTGCAGGTCCCGGGGGCGAAGGAGGTGGCGGTCGAATTCAACTCCCTGTCCAAGACGTACAACATGGCCGGCTGGCGGGTGGGGATGGCAGTAGGCAACCGCGATGTGCTGAAGTCTCTGTTCGGGGTGGAATCGAACGTCGTTTCCGGCATCTTCCTCCCGGTGCAGGAGGCGGCGATCCGCGCCCTGTCGGTTCCACACGATTGGATCGAGGCCAGAAACCGGATCTACCAGGAGCGGCGAAAGATCGCGCTCGACGGGCTCGCCGCGCTCGGCTGGGATGTGCCGGCATCGCGGGCGACCCTGTACCTGTGGGCGCGGATACCGGAGGGATACGACTCGGAGGGGTTCGCCACGAAACTCTTGAACGAGGCCGGGGTGTCGGTCGCGCCGGGATCGTTCTTCGGAGAGGGCGGCGAGGGCTACGTCCGCATCTCCCTCACCGCCCCGGATGCTCGCATCGCCGAGGCGATGGATCGGCTCGGCGGCCTGTTCAAACAGGGCTAA
- a CDS encoding MarR family transcriptional regulator, with amino-acid sequence MEPPFKVGGLVAPPYFADRMHDLEVLERSARSLDQHFLILAPRRFGKTSLLLNLRQRLAAERSLLVPYVNCRDIAGPEDVYRLITRALLEELERKRRLTGIWTRFRTVFTEGIMRAMRALDGLGGEIGEWGKVYLQFREQEIDKNGLVRAAFSFPSRVAAEHQVGVVFLLDEFQEVAQFDGYIFSVLKKEMDQAGDVRYFFSGSSLGLIKEIFLREEAPLYLMVTRYRLGPLPPAEALEFLRERFVAGGLTADQEALEHLYSLTDGIPFYLQKLGLILFQRELLTRTGRVDTRCVEAAFGQMLAELDGEFEVRWLSRFSPLQRRILRALAHLAPARVTDIANQLGTKPSDISSSLGRLREAMVVEKTKNAYRIVDIVFARWIRDL; translated from the coding sequence ATGGAACCGCCGTTTAAGGTGGGAGGACTGGTAGCGCCACCATATTTCGCGGATCGGATGCACGATCTGGAGGTGTTGGAGCGTTCCGCCCGGAGTTTGGATCAGCATTTCCTCATCCTCGCTCCGCGTCGATTCGGGAAGACATCTCTCCTGTTGAACCTGCGCCAACGACTCGCCGCGGAACGATCCCTCCTTGTCCCCTACGTCAACTGCCGTGACATAGCCGGCCCGGAGGATGTATACCGACTTATAACTCGCGCTCTGCTCGAAGAACTCGAACGCAAACGGCGGCTCACGGGAATCTGGACGCGGTTTCGCACCGTGTTCACCGAAGGAATCATGCGGGCGATGCGCGCCTTGGACGGGCTGGGGGGAGAAATCGGCGAGTGGGGGAAGGTGTATCTGCAGTTTCGCGAACAGGAGATCGATAAAAACGGGCTCGTGCGTGCCGCATTCTCGTTTCCCAGTCGGGTGGCGGCGGAGCATCAGGTGGGAGTGGTGTTCCTGTTGGACGAGTTCCAGGAGGTGGCACAGTTCGACGGTTACATATTCTCCGTGTTGAAGAAGGAGATGGATCAGGCGGGGGACGTGCGTTACTTCTTCTCTGGCTCATCTCTCGGGCTGATCAAGGAGATCTTTCTGCGGGAGGAGGCACCGCTCTACCTGATGGTGACCCGATACCGGTTGGGACCCTTGCCGCCCGCTGAGGCTCTGGAGTTCCTGCGTGAGCGATTCGTCGCCGGCGGATTGACCGCCGACCAAGAGGCGTTGGAGCACCTCTACTCCCTCACTGATGGAATCCCGTTCTATCTCCAGAAGCTGGGCCTAATCCTGTTCCAACGGGAACTGCTCACCCGCACGGGGCGGGTGGACACGCGCTGCGTGGAGGCAGCGTTCGGGCAGATGTTGGCTGAGCTGGACGGTGAGTTCGAGGTGCGGTGGCTCTCCCGCTTCAGCCCGCTCCAGCGGCGGATCCTGCGGGCGCTGGCGCACCTCGCTCCGGCGCGGGTAACGGACATAGCCAATCAGTTGGGAACGAAACCATCCGACATCTCGTCCTCCCTCGGCCGGCTCCGGGAGGCGATGGTGGTGGAAAAGACGAAAAATGCATATCGCATCGTCGATATCGTGTTCGCGCGGTGGATCCGCGACCTTTAG